A stretch of DNA from Rhodococcus sp. NBC_00297:
CGGGCCTCGACCTGACGATGCCCGGACCCGACGCTGCCGGTGACCAGCGGGTCGCCGACGCGGCGGAGTCCGGTGCGCTCGATCCGGGCGCTCTCGAGACGGCGGCGGCGCGCGTACGCGCACTGGTCGAGCGCGCGCAGGACGCGAGCGGTTCCGTGGACGTCGATCACGATGCCCACCATGCGCTGGCCCGAGAGATCGCGAGCCGGGCGATCGTCCTGCTGAAGAACGACGGTCTGCTGCCCCTCGCACCGGGTTCCGGATCGATCGCCGTGCTCGGTGAGATCGCCCGCACCCCGCGCTACCAGGGCGGCGGTAGTTCGCAGATCACCCCGACCCGGTTGGACGACGCGCTGTCGGCGATCACCGCTGCCGCGCAGGGCGAGGTGGCGTTCGCGCCCGGGTACGACGCCGACCACGCGTCGACCGAGGAGACCGACGCCGACGACGGACTGCTGAACGAGGCCGTCGAGCTCGCTCGCACGCACGACATCGCCCTCGTCTTCGTCGGCAACGACCCCGAGACCGAGGGCATGGACCGCACCACGCTGGCGCTGCCGGAAGGCCATCTGGCCCTGGTCGAGCGAGTGCGCGCGGTGAACGAGAACACCGTGGTGGTGCTGTCGAACGGCGGCGTGGTCCTGACGTCTCCGTGGGACACCGACGTCCCCGCGATCCTCGAGACGTGGCTGCTGGGACAGGCCGGCGGCGGAGCGATCGCCGACGTGCTGTTCGGCGTCGTGAACCCGTCGGGACGGCTCGCGGAGACCGTTCCGCTCCGGCTCGAGGACCACCCGTCCTACCTGGACTTCCCCGGTGAGCACGGGGTCGTCCGCTACGGCGAGGGCATCCACGTGGGCTACCGCGGATTCGATGCGCGCGAGACCGACGTGTCGTACCCCTTCGGGTGGGGCCTGTCGTACACGACGTTCGAGTACGGCGACGTGACCGCGACGGTGGGGGAGCACGGCATCGACGTCACGGTGCCGGTGACCAACACCGGGGACCGGGACGGCAGGGAGGTCGTGCAGATCTACGTGTCTGCGCCCGACGAGGACGCGCACCGCGTTCCGCGTGAGCTCGCGGCCTTCGAGTCGGTCGAGATCGCCGCGGGTGCGACCGAGACCGTGACTCTCACCGTCCGGCGTGCCGACCTGGCGTACTGGGACACCCGGGTGTCGTGCTGGATCGTGGCGCCGGGCGAGTACGTCGTGGCCGCGGCGGCATCGTCGCGCGACCTCCGGAGCGTCGCGATCGTCTCCGTGACGGGCGACGACGTCCGCCTGCCGTTGACGGCCGAGTCGACCGTCACCGAGTGGCTGGACGATCCGCGCGGCGGTGACCTGCTGCGGACGGCCATCGAGGACGGCGACGGACCGTCGGTGGCACAGGCGATGATGGGCAACCCGGAGACGGCAGTCTTCCTGTCGAGCGTCCCGCTCGCCCGCATGGTGGCCTTCGGCGACGGAACCCTGACACCCGATGTCGTCGCGCGGCTCGTGCAGGACGCGAACGGCTAGCCGCGCCCGCGTGCCCGGGTGAACAGCGGGACCACCAGCAGCATCATGAACACCCGGAGCACCTGGGCCGCCACGACGAAGGTCACGTTCACGCTGCTCGCCGCCGCCAGCGCGAGCACCGCGTAGATACCGCCCGGCGTCGTGGCGAGGTAGGCCTCGTACGGGGTGATGCCGGTGGTGCCCACCAGGATCAGGCCGAGCAGCGCGCAGCCCACCGCGATGGCGATGATCAGCAGTACCGCCCACGGGATGATGCGGCCGATGGACTTCAGGCTGTCGAGGGTGAACTGCAGGCCGGCCTGCCATCCGATGACGATGTAGACGAGCTGGAGCAGCAGAAAGGGCACGCCGGCGTCGCCCGTCCACCCCAGCAGGTCCGCGGCACCGGAGATCAGCAACGGTCCGAGCAGGGCGGGCGCGGGCAGGCGGATCAGTCGGCCCAGCGGGATGCCCACCAGCAGGCACACCGCGATGAAGAGCGCGTCCGTCCAGAGCGGGGCGGAGGCGGTGTCGAGTGATCCGCCCTGTCCGGTGTCCGCCGAGAAGACCACCGTGGCGACGAACGGTAGCGACGCGGTGACCAGCAGCACCCGGACGTACTGCACCACGGCGACCACCCGCTCGTCGCCGCCCAGATCACGGGCGATCGCGACCATGCCGGACGCACCCCCGGCCACGAGTGCGAGGGCGCCGGTGGTGGCGTCGAGGTCACGATGCAGTCCGAGGAGAGCGCCGGCCGCGATGGACAGCACCAGGGTGCCGAGCGAGACGACCACCACCCAGATCCAGTCGGACCCCAGCGAGGACATCGTGTCCCGATCGAGCAGGGTGCCGATCTCGACGCCGAGCACGGCCTGCGCGCCCATCGACGCGGTGCGCGGAACCTTCCCCGGGCCCCACCCGCACAACGCGAACACCGTCGCCACGGCGAGCGCGACGAACAGCGCGGCCGACGGAACGCCGACCCGCTCCGCCAGGACGGCGACGACGACGGTCGCCAGAGCGAGCGAGGCCCAGCGCACCGTGCGCGAGCGGTCGAACGGGACCCGATCCGGACTCAAGGCCTGTCGGGGCGCTGGATTCGTCGCACGGCCGGGGGCATGCCCCACTCGTCGCGGCCGAGCCGGCTCAGCGGTGCGAGGGCGCCGAAGTCGGGCAACCCGTCCTCCGCGAGGAACTCCGGACGCACCGTGATCATCGTGACCGCGCCCATGACGACGAACGAGTTGCCCACGTCGACCACCTGATGGAGCGTCGCCTCGATCGAGAGCGGGGACGCGACGACGCGCGGCGGGCGGACGGTCTCACTGGGCTCGCTCTCGAGGTCGACCGCGGTGTACTCGCTCACCGAGGCGTCGTAGTTCGCGGACGTCTGATTGATCTGCTCGAACAACGACTCGGTGGCGAGGTTGACGACGAACTCGCCCGTCTCCTCGATGTTCCGCAGGCTGTCCTTGCGGCCGACCGACGTGAACTGCACCACGGCGGGTGCGCTGGAGGAGACGGAGAAGAAGCTGTACGGCGCCAGGTTCGGTACGCCGTCCGCGGAGACCGTCGACACCCACGCGATGGGTCTGGGCACCACTGACGTGGTGAGAAGCTTGTAGTAGTCGCCGGCGTCCATGGTCTGCGGATCGAAGTGTGTGCGCACCGGTTCATCGTGCCAGGGCCGCGCGCGCCCTGGAGGCCGGCCGATCATTCAGGCAGGTCCGGCATCTGTGACACTCTGAAATGGTGAATACGTCCACCTCTCAAGCCGCCGTCGTCGTCGACGAGATGATCCGCGGCGGCGTCCAGGACGTCGTGCTGTGCCCCGGATCGCGTAACGCGCCGCTCGCGTTCGCGCTCGAGGCCGCCGACCGCGCCGGTCGCGTCCGCCTGCACATGCGCATCGACGAACGCACCGCCGGCTTCCTCGCCATCGGGCTCGCCGTGTCCGGCCGCCGACCCGTCCCTGTCGTGATGACGTCCGGAACCGCCGTCGCCAATCTCGGACCCGCCGTGCTCGAGGCCAATTACGCCCGCATTCCGCTGGTCGTGCTCAGCGCCAACCGCCCCTACGAGATGCTCGGCACCGGCGCCAACCAGACGGTCGAGCAACTCGGCCTGTTCGCGGGTCAGGTGCGCGCGACCATCAGCCTCGGTCTCGCCGAGGAGTCCGACCAGGTCAACAGCCAGTGGCGGTCGGCCGTGTGCCGCGTCCTGGCTGCCGCACGCGGTACGCGCTCGGGCAACGCCGGCCCGGTCCACTTCGACATGCCGCTGCGCGAGCCCCTCACGCCCGACCCGGCCGACTCCCGCCCCGCCCCGGAGGGACGTCCCGACGGCTCCCCGTGGACCACCACGCAGTACGCGACGCTCGACGTTCCGGTGGACCTGGACCTCTCGGTGGACACCGTCGTCATCTCCGGACACGGCGCCGCCTATCGGCCGGAACTCGCCGGGCTGCCGACGGTCGCCGAGCCGACCGCGCCTCTGCACGGCCACCCGCTCAACCCGCTCGCGCTCGGTGCGCTGTCGCCGCGCCAGGCCATCATCACCGGGCGTCCCACGCTGCATCGTCAGGTCTCGAAGGTGCTGGCCGACCCGGCCGTCTCCGTCATCGCTCTCACCACCGGACCCCGCTGGCCCGACGTCTCGGGCAACGTCGTGGCGACCGGAACGCGCGCGCTGGTCACCGGGACACCGTCACCCGAGTGGCTGCGTCGCTGTGCCGACGCCTCGGAGTCGGCCGATGCCGCGGTCCGCGGGCAGCTCGACTCGCTCTCGATTCCAACGGGTCTGCACGTCGCCGCCGCCGTGTCGTCGGCACGTCGGCCGGGTGATCTGCTCGTGCTCGGCGCCTCCAACCCGGTGCGCGACATGGCGCTGGTCGGCTACCCGGCGGAAGACGTCCGGGTGCTGTCCAATCGCGGTGTGGCGGGCATCGACGGCACCGTCTCCACCGCGGTGGGCGCTGCGCTGGCACACGACGGCCGCACCATCGCGTTGATGGGGGACCTGACGTTCCTGCACGACGCGTCCGGACTGCTCATCGGCACCGGGGAGCCCCGACCGCGGGACCTCACCATCGTCGTCGCGAACGACGACGGTGGCGGCATCTTCGAACTGCTCGAGCAGGGTGATCCCCAGTACGCGGGCGTCTTCGAGCGCGTGTTCGGCACTCCGCACGGCATGGACCTCGCGGCGCTGTGTGCCGCGTACCGGATCCCGCACCGGCGGGTCGATCCCGACGAGCTCGCGAAGCTGCTCACGGGTCACGCCGAGAGCACCCGGGTGCTCGAGGTGACCACCGATCGGTCCGGTCTACGCGCGCTGCATGCTTCGATCCGCGCTGCCCTCTAGGCCCTGTCGGCGAGGTACTCCCGTGCCTGCTTGCTCTCGGAGTGCACCAT
This window harbors:
- a CDS encoding glycoside hydrolase family 3 C-terminal domain-containing protein codes for the protein MTPRNDLAALTSGRNFWSTEQQDGLPAITLTDGPHGVRMQASDSDMFSGRPATCFPPATATASTWDPDLLRRMGEALATEARSMDVSVLLGPGINIKRSPLGGRNFEYFSEDPLLTGTLAAAYVQGVQSRGVGTSLKHFAVNSQETDRMRVSAEVDERTLREIYLRAFQRVVEQAQPWTVMCSYNRINGVHASRNRWLLTDVLRGEWGFEGAVVSDWGAVVDRVDSIAAGLDLTMPGPDAAGDQRVADAAESGALDPGALETAAARVRALVERAQDASGSVDVDHDAHHALAREIASRAIVLLKNDGLLPLAPGSGSIAVLGEIARTPRYQGGGSSQITPTRLDDALSAITAAAQGEVAFAPGYDADHASTEETDADDGLLNEAVELARTHDIALVFVGNDPETEGMDRTTLALPEGHLALVERVRAVNENTVVVLSNGGVVLTSPWDTDVPAILETWLLGQAGGGAIADVLFGVVNPSGRLAETVPLRLEDHPSYLDFPGEHGVVRYGEGIHVGYRGFDARETDVSYPFGWGLSYTTFEYGDVTATVGEHGIDVTVPVTNTGDRDGREVVQIYVSAPDEDAHRVPRELAAFESVEIAAGATETVTLTVRRADLAYWDTRVSCWIVAPGEYVVAAAASSRDLRSVAIVSVTGDDVRLPLTAESTVTEWLDDPRGGDLLRTAIEDGDGPSVAQAMMGNPETAVFLSSVPLARMVAFGDGTLTPDVVARLVQDANG
- a CDS encoding AbrB family transcriptional regulator yields the protein MSPDRVPFDRSRTVRWASLALATVVVAVLAERVGVPSAALFVALAVATVFALCGWGPGKVPRTASMGAQAVLGVEIGTLLDRDTMSSLGSDWIWVVVVSLGTLVLSIAAGALLGLHRDLDATTGALALVAGGASGMVAIARDLGGDERVVAVVQYVRVLLVTASLPFVATVVFSADTGQGGSLDTASAPLWTDALFIAVCLLVGIPLGRLIRLPAPALLGPLLISGAADLLGWTGDAGVPFLLLQLVYIVIGWQAGLQFTLDSLKSIGRIIPWAVLLIIAIAVGCALLGLILVGTTGITPYEAYLATTPGGIYAVLALAAASSVNVTFVVAAQVLRVFMMLLVVPLFTRARGRG
- a CDS encoding flavin reductase family protein yields the protein MRTHFDPQTMDAGDYYKLLTTSVVPRPIAWVSTVSADGVPNLAPYSFFSVSSSAPAVVQFTSVGRKDSLRNIEETGEFVVNLATESLFEQINQTSANYDASVSEYTAVDLESEPSETVRPPRVVASPLSIEATLHQVVDVGNSFVVMGAVTMITVRPEFLAEDGLPDFGALAPLSRLGRDEWGMPPAVRRIQRPDRP
- the menD gene encoding 2-succinyl-5-enolpyruvyl-6-hydroxy-3-cyclohexene-1-carboxylic-acid synthase is translated as MNTSTSQAAVVVDEMIRGGVQDVVLCPGSRNAPLAFALEAADRAGRVRLHMRIDERTAGFLAIGLAVSGRRPVPVVMTSGTAVANLGPAVLEANYARIPLVVLSANRPYEMLGTGANQTVEQLGLFAGQVRATISLGLAEESDQVNSQWRSAVCRVLAAARGTRSGNAGPVHFDMPLREPLTPDPADSRPAPEGRPDGSPWTTTQYATLDVPVDLDLSVDTVVISGHGAAYRPELAGLPTVAEPTAPLHGHPLNPLALGALSPRQAIITGRPTLHRQVSKVLADPAVSVIALTTGPRWPDVSGNVVATGTRALVTGTPSPEWLRRCADASESADAAVRGQLDSLSIPTGLHVAAAVSSARRPGDLLVLGASNPVRDMALVGYPAEDVRVLSNRGVAGIDGTVSTAVGAALAHDGRTIALMGDLTFLHDASGLLIGTGEPRPRDLTIVVANDDGGGIFELLEQGDPQYAGVFERVFGTPHGMDLAALCAAYRIPHRRVDPDELAKLLTGHAESTRVLEVTTDRSGLRALHASIRAAL